The following is a genomic window from Vicinamibacterales bacterium.
GGCCGTCCCAGTTGATGATCAGTCCGCCGAAGGGCAGTTCCCCAAGTCGATGTGCATCGCACTGGGAATCGGCGGATGGGAGTTCACCGACCGTCCCTCGTCTCGAGGAAGTGCCTGTACGTGCGCTCCAGGCCGTCGCGGAGCGTGGTCCGAGGCACGAAACCCAGACGGGCGGCGGCGCCGCCATCGAGCGTCTTCCTCGGCGCCCCATCGGGCCTGCTCGTGTCGAATTCCAGGCGCCCCTCGAATCCCACTACCGCGCGGATGGTCGTCGCAAGTTCCGCGATCGTCACGTCCTGCCCGGCGCTCAGGTTGATCGGAGCCTCGCCGTCGTACCGGTCGAGGGTGAGCAGACACGCCTCGGCGAGATCGTCGACGTAGAGAAAGTCGCGCCTCTGGTTGCCCGATCCCCACACCCGAAACATCGGCTCGGCCGCGACCTTTGCCTCGTGCATCCGGCGCAGCATCCCGGAAACCACGTGCGAGTCCTCCGGCGAGAAGTCGTCGCCCGGGCCGTAGATGTCGGCCGGGATGGCGCCGACGAAGCGCACGCCGTGCTGCGTCCGGTAGGCGCGGCACATCGCCAGGCCCGCCAGGCGGGCCGTGGCGAACGCCTCGCTCGTGGGCTCGAGCGGCCCGGTCATCAGTTGCGTCGGACCCATCGGCTGCGCGGTCTCGCGAGGGTAGACGCAGGAACTGGCCAGGTACAGCAACCGGTCGACACCTGACCGGCTGGCGGCCTCGAGACAGTGCGTCTGCGCGAGCAGGTTGTTTCGCATCAGGTCCGCGGGCTCGCGCTGGTTGCGCGAGATCCCGCCGGAGGCTCCCGCCGCAACGATCGCCCACGTCGCGTTCGACGCGCGGAACCACCGGTCGACCGCGGTGCGGTCCTCGAAGTCCGGCTCGGGCTCACAGGTTGCGAGAACGACATCAGCCCGCAAGGCACACACGCGCTGCACCGCACGGCCGATCATCGTGCCTTGGCCTGCCACGAGCAGGCGGGGCGGGGTGCCGGGATCCGTCGGGCCCGCCATCACACGTTCCCCTGGGGGCTCTTCGGAAACATCTGACTCCCCTTCAGGACTTCGGCGATTCCCTGGTCGAGCGAATGAGCGGGGCGGAATCCGGTCCGCTCGATCTTCTCGTTCG
Proteins encoded in this region:
- a CDS encoding GDP-L-fucose synthase — translated: MAGPTDPGTPPRLLVAGQGTMIGRAVQRVCALRADVVLATCEPEPDFEDRTAVDRWFRASNATWAIVAAGASGGISRNQREPADLMRNNLLAQTHCLEAASRSGVDRLLYLASSCVYPRETAQPMGPTQLMTGPLEPTSEAFATARLAGLAMCRAYRTQHGVRFVGAIPADIYGPGDDFSPEDSHVVSGMLRRMHEAKVAAEPMFRVWGSGNQRRDFLYVDDLAEACLLTLDRYDGEAPINLSAGQDVTIAELATTIRAVVGFEGRLEFDTSRPDGAPRKTLDGGAAARLGFVPRTTLRDGLERTYRHFLETRDGR